The following are encoded in a window of Rosa chinensis cultivar Old Blush chromosome 4, RchiOBHm-V2, whole genome shotgun sequence genomic DNA:
- the LOC112197756 gene encoding TMV resistance protein N — protein sequence MGPGGIGKTTIAKDVFNSISHKFEGSCFLADVRSKGITQLQETLLSHILNSTLKVHNVDEGLSFIKTRMQHKKVLLILDDVSHSSQLQNLVPSPDCFSPGSRILITTRDKRWLIAHQVNQVYEVKMLDDHHALELFSLHAFKRIEPPSDYLKLAQHVIRYAQGLPLALIVLGSHLFRRSIEEWKAIIGSCKGGPQAKIQDVLKLSYDALEADLKGLFLDIACFFKGMHVARVKPILEACYDHKTMMIGIAQLQENALIRIDNENYSGGWIWMHDLIEEMGKDIVHQESPDEPGKRSRVWSEEDVYDVLTNNTGTNKVIGIQVPWGSSTISLNVKSFSKMKKLRYISMSKIMKDESFSGDIDYLSNQLRWLDWQTCSLQCFPSDFQANKLVGLKITNSCKITRLWEGCKNFSRLTCMNLSGCTSLKELPDFNGIPNLKELDLSRCTNLVEVPHSIQFLHNLVTLKVHNCSNLTMFPRKIDLKSVETISISYCKLEEFSIGEDMGFLRFLNLRGTCIKELHPSITELISLETFCLADNQNLTTLPYHIYELHNLKSLGAMGCSKLAAFPKIPIKIDSLRLLSLKGSDIRELDESIGNLIGVEYLDLPECKNLTTLPCSIYGLQNLGFLDLGGCSKLVRFPTNPDGCSLSLPKLQTFSIAGCSSLSDCDFLMTLDCWETLEWLNLSRNNFVSLPACITRFVNLHGLDLRDCKRLREVPELPPNVVDLRISGCELLEERFSTLTNHGAGTNCRRQFKSQLRRHGLLCLPKLRNDTAPWKNHHWLSCFGFLSLRNQRTAITQLVRSFNSKLVPRVVKAFSVFRTNQTSWRS from the exons ATGGGGCCTGGTGGAATAGGAAAGACTACAATTGCGAAGGATGTGTTTAATTCAATTAGCCATAAGTTTGAAGGTAGTTGTTTCTTGGCGGATGTTAGATCAAAAGGCATAACCCAACTGCAGGAGACACTTTTGTCTCATATATTAAACTCAACTTTGAAGGTGCACAATGTTGATGAAGGACTAAGTTTTATAAAGACGAGGATGCAACATAAAAAAGTTCTCTtaatccttgatgatgtgagtCATTCTAGCCAATTACAGAACTTAGTTCCATCCCCGGATTGTTTTAGTCCAGGCAGTAGAATTCtcataacaacaagagataaaCGTTGGCTAATTGCTCATCAAGTTAATCAAGTATATGAGGTCAAGATGTTAGATGATCATCATGCTTTGGAGTTGTTTAGCTTGCATGCATTCAAAAGAATTGAACCTCCAAGCGATTATCTGAAACTTGCACAACATGTTATACGTTATGCCCAAGGCCTTCCATTAGCTTTGATAGTCTTAGGCTCTCATCTATTTCGTAGAAGCATAGAGGAGTGGAAAGCTATAATAGGTAGTTGTAAAGGAGGTCCTCAGGCAAAGATACAAGACGTTCTCAAACTAAGTTATGATGCTCTAGAAGCAGATTTAAAAGGACTATTTCTTGACATCGCTTGCTTCTTTAAAGGTATGCATGTAGCCCGTGTGAAACCAATACTAGAAGCTTGCTACGACCACAAAACAATGATGATTGGTATTGCACAACTCCAAGAAAATGCCTTAATAAGAATTGACAATGAGAATTACAGTGGTGGTTGGATTTGGATGCATGACTTGATAGAAGAAATGGGTAAAGACATAGTGCATCAAGAGTCACCTGATGAACCCGGGAAACGCAGCAGAGTGTGGAGTGAAGAAGATGTCTACGACGTTCTAACAAATAATACA GGAACAAATAAAGTCATAGGCATTCAGGTCCCGTGGGGATCATCTACGATATCTTTGAATGTTAAAAGCTTCTCaaagatgaagaagctgagataTATTTCTATGAGCAAAATAATGAAAGATGAATCCTTTTCTGGAGATATTGATTATCTCTCCAACCAGTTGAGGTGGCTTGATTGGCAAACATGTTCGTTGCAATGTTTTCCATCTGAttttcaagcaaacaaacttGTGGGGCTCAAGATTACTAATAGCTGCAAAATCACACGACTATGGGAGGGATGTAAG AATTTTTCAAGGCTAACATGTATGAATTTAAGTGGTTGTACATCCCTAAAGGAACTCCCAGACTTCAATGGAATCCCTAACTTGAAAGAGTTGGATCTATCTAGGTGTACCAATTTAGTTGAGGTTCCTCATTCAATTCAATTCCTTCATAACCTTGTTACCTTGAAAGTTCACAATTGCTCTAACCTTACTATGTTTCCAAGAAAAATCGACTTGAAATCTGTAGAAACAATCTCTATCAGCTATTGCAAGCTTGAGGAATTTTCAATTGGGGAAGACATGGGTTTCTTGAGATTTTTGAATCTAAGAGGCACTTGCATTAAAGAATTGCATCCGTCCATTACAGAACTTATTAGTCTAGAAACGTTTTGCCTAGCGGACAATCAAAATCTAACAACCCTGCCGTATCATATTTATGAGTTGCACAATCTAAAGAGTCTTGGTGCGATGGGATGCTCAAAACTAGCTGCATTTCCCAAAATTCCAATAAAGATTGATTCTTTGAGACTACTCTCTCTTAAAGGCAGTGACATAAGAGAATTGGATGAGTCAATTGGAAATCTCATTGGGGTTGAATATTTGGATCTTCCTGAATGCAAAAATCTCACAACTCTACCGTGCAGCATTTATGGGTTGCAAAATTTAGGGTTCCTTGATCTGGGTGGATGCTCAAAACTGGTCAGATTTCCAACAAATCCCGATGGTTGCTCACTATCACTTCCCAAGCTACAGACGTTCAGTATCGCAGGATGCAGCAGTTTATCAGATTGTGATTTCCTGATGACTCTTGATTGCTGGGAAACATTAGAGTGGCTTAATCTATCAAGAAACAATTTCGTTAGTCTTCCAGCTTGCATCACCAGATTTGTCAACTTGCACGGGCTTGACTTGAGGGATTGCAAGAGACTCCGAGAAGTTCCAGAGCTTCCACCAAACGTTGTTGACCTAAGGATAAGTGGTTGTGAATTACTGGAGGAGAGATTCTCGACATTGACAAATCATGGAGCTGGGACAAATTGCCGCCGTCAATTCAAGAGCCAACTCCGTCGTCATGGCTTGCTTTGTCTTCCGAAACTCCGAAACGACACCGCACCGTGGAAGAACCATCACTGGCTGAGTTGTTTCGGCTTTCTCTCTCTACGGAACCAACGGACTGCCATCACTCAACTAGTCCGCAGCTTCAACTCCAAGTTGGTTCCTCGAGTTGTTAAGGCTTTCTCTGTCTTCAGAACCAACCAAACCTCGTGGCGCAGTTAA
- the LOC112198602 gene encoding disease resistance protein RPV1 produces MGQSKSKQNVASTDHRNHYTNKVFLSFRGEDTRYDFTDHLYNALCLRGIKTFRDDKLSRGEDISQELLKAIEESRVSIVVFSQNYASSRWCLDELVKILDCRKSKGQKFRAVFYKVAPSDVRHQTGAFGDAFATLDQCKYKDSIGKWRKALDACATLNQCKYKDSIGKWRKALEEAANLSGWTFEEGRYETEFIEEIVEDLFAQSLVEKRSTNF; encoded by the exons ATGGGGCAAAGCAAATCAAAGCAAAATGTGGCTTCTACTGATCACCGAAATCATTACACAAACAAGGTCTTCCTGAGTTTCCGAGGCGAGGATACGCGCTATGATTTTACAGATCATTTGTACAACGCTTTGTGTCTGAGGGGAATTAAGACCTTCAGAGATGATAAGCTTAGCAGAGGAGAAGACATATCACAAGAGCTCCTCAAAGCAATTGAGGAGTCCAGAGTTTCAATCGTCGTCTTCTCTCAAAATTATGCTTCCTCAAGGTGGTGCTTAGACGAACTGGTCAAGATACTTGACTGCAGAAAATCCAAAGGACAGAAGTTTAGAGCAGTTTTCTACAAGGTGGCTCCCTCAGATGTAAGACACCAAACAGGTGCTTTCGGTGATGCATTTGCTACGCTTGATCAATGCAAATACAAGGATAGCATCGGCAAATGGAGGAAGGCTCTTGACGCATGTGCTACGCTTAATCAATGCAAGTACAAGGATAGCATCGGCAAATGGAGGAAGGCTCTTGAGGAAGCAGCAAATTTGTCTGGATGGACTTTCGAGGAGGGCCG GTACGAGACTGAATTTATCGAGGAAATTGTTGAGGATTTGTTCGCCCAA AGTCTTGTAGAGAAGAGGTCAACAAACTTTTAG